A stretch of Candidatus Methylomirabilota bacterium DNA encodes these proteins:
- a CDS encoding amidohydrolase family protein, translating to MEPVAEGRFLIDCHVHLAAVPEGDNGCYISPKMLRSPLFRLLMWKQALDPARPREANRKYVDDLLTELRASQHVRQAVLLGMDGVYDQAGRLDREHTDFLIGNDYVLATARAHPGAFLAGVSINPMRRDAIDEVHRCAEAGAALVKVLPNAQQFDPGDARHKPFYRALAARRLPLLSHVGYEFSLIGKDQSMGDPNRLRVPLDEGATVIAAHACSYGLVLREKFLPTLRELAGRYRGFYADVSALTLPNRFRMLLHLRKHPELHPRLLFGTDYPLPVFGFPAWGRRAPRSGNRFDRQAVVCGALGIGVRSLGDLLPPATK from the coding sequence ATGGAGCCGGTGGCGGAGGGAAGGTTCCTTATCGACTGCCACGTCCACCTGGCCGCGGTGCCGGAGGGGGACAACGGCTGCTACATCTCCCCGAAGATGCTCCGGAGCCCGCTCTTCCGTCTGCTGATGTGGAAGCAGGCCCTCGATCCGGCGAGACCGCGCGAGGCGAATCGCAAGTACGTCGATGATCTCCTGACCGAGCTCCGTGCCTCGCAGCACGTCCGTCAGGCGGTGCTGCTCGGCATGGACGGCGTCTACGATCAGGCCGGCCGGCTCGATCGGGAGCACACGGATTTCCTGATCGGCAACGACTACGTGCTCGCGACCGCGCGCGCTCACCCCGGCGCGTTCCTGGCCGGCGTCTCCATCAACCCGATGCGGCGGGACGCGATCGACGAGGTGCATCGCTGCGCGGAGGCGGGCGCCGCGCTCGTGAAGGTGCTGCCGAACGCCCAGCAGTTCGATCCCGGGGATGCGCGGCACAAGCCCTTCTACCGGGCGCTTGCCGCGAGGAGGCTGCCGCTGCTCAGCCACGTGGGCTATGAGTTCAGCCTGATCGGCAAGGACCAGTCGATGGGCGATCCCAACCGCCTCCGCGTGCCCCTGGACGAGGGCGCGACGGTGATCGCCGCCCACGCGTGCAGCTACGGCCTGGTCCTCCGCGAGAAGTTCCTCCCGACGCTGCGCGAGCTCGCGGGCCGCTATCGCGGCTTCTATGCCGACGTCTCGGCGCTGACGCTGCCCAATCGCTTCCGCATGCTCCTGCACCTGAGAAAGCACCCGGAGCTCCATCCGCGCCTGCTATTCGGCACGGACTATCCGCTCCCCGTGTTCGGCTTTCCCGCCTGGGGCCGCAGGGCGCCGAGGTCCGGAAACCGCTTCGATCGGCAGGCGGTGGTGTGCGGGGCCCTGGGGATCGGCGTTCGCTCACTCGGCGATCTCCTGCCGCCCGCGACGAAGTAG